Within Tribolium castaneum strain GA2 chromosome 10, icTriCast1.1, whole genome shotgun sequence, the genomic segment TCATCGGCCTTCATTGGAATACTCTCTGCAGGTGTCTAATACACATAAtgacattaaaaatattttggtgaATACGAAATATCATTACAATAgacaaaacgtaaaaaataattatccgCCAGTTACTGGATGTTCTGAAAACGGAGTATAGCCCGTCCGGGTATCTCAGACCGGCAAAGCTTTTGCACAACTGTCGAGGCTTCCTCTGCCGAAAACTCGGTGTGTGGAGGCGGTATAATCTAAACATTTGGGTCACAAAGATTCATTTTTTGCCAAACCTACCTCGCCTGAAGCCACAAGCGCTACAACTTCCTTGAGCTGTTCGATGGAACCGCCCGacacggcttcaattttttgattggtTTTGTTAATTAACGTGGAGAATTTTGGCAACAAACGCTCGGCGACTTCCTCACTCACGAGCACGACCCCGCCCTGGCATAACAcagttatttgataaaaaacacaaaaggtATTATTACGGTATTGAGACACTGCAAGGACCTGTGCAGCGATCGGGACGTGGTCCCGAAATCAATGACTATGTCCACCAGCCCCTTGCAGGCGTCCTTCGTCCTGTCGATCAGCTGTTTTTCGTGCACTTCTTCGTTCCACTGGACTAGAgttatactaaaaaaatttgaaagttaaGTAATAGTTTCGATTTTCCCAATACTTTTCCAATTCGTTGGCAAGTTTGAATCCGTCGTCCTTGAGGCTCGCCACAGTTATCTGTACCCTGTCCTTGCACTTGAAATGGTGCTCCGCGATACGTATCGCCCAAAGTGCCAGTCCTCCAGTCCCCACGATCAAAATCCTACAAATCTGGTCATCGGCCCGTGTTTTCAGCAAATCGGTCACGTATTTGTGCGCTGTGAAGACGGCGCTTTTGGCCAGCAGGGCCCCAGTCGGCAGCATGGCCGCGACCCCCAGCGGTAAGTTATCGGGGATTGGGACCAGGAAGGAAACGTCGTGGACCACGATATATTCGGCATAGCCGTGCGGGATCCCGTCGTAAGGGTACAGGATCACCCGCTTGTTCACAGCAATGTCTCCCGTTGGTGTGACTTCGCTCCCAAGCGCGTCGATTATTCCAGAAACCTCGTAGCCGGGAAAGAGGGCGCCGTCCCGGATGCCGTGGTTCCCCGAATAATACGACTCTTCGGTCGACTGGACCGATGAAATGCTGGTGGTTGATGGCGATCGGTTGCGCATTCGGTAGCAAGCGCCGGCACACACCACCCGAATGCGGGCCCCATTTGGGGGCACTTCTGGGACCGGGACTTCGAAGTTGAAGACGCATTCGCTGCTTGCGCCAGCCGGGGACTCGATCGACACTTGCCGGCAAAGCTTATTCATGTTATAGCTAGagctaaaaaattcaaatgattcCAAATATTGTTCTTAAAACTACAAGCACGAATTTAGAATATTAACACCACACACAAGAGTGTCGGAAAATCGCTCTTCAGGAGGCTGTCAAGTCTACTCTTTATGAAAccttttaaaatagttttaaaatggtTCTGCACCTGATCTGCATCCggattgaaaaaatgttttacagAGTTGTAATAAAGATAAAAGTATAGataatttggttttaaaataattgtttcaaGTTATAGTTTCAGAGAACAcctaatttttggttattgctgcacaaaaattattaaattatcaaaactcATAAATTGTCAAAGTTGATAACTAAAAAGATTTGACCtaatttggtacatttttgagttttgtgagggaatcttgcgaaacaattaaatttttgctgaaaaactttGAACAGGAACTAATTATTGCGAGAAtaaatctttatcaaaaaaaagatCCACAATTTATCCACGCTTTTTTAACCGaagtgtaatagaaaacttgtaatttgcttagaaaacagcgaaattcTAGAACGTTTGCCCGAAATTTACAAACTAGTCAATAATCAcacaacagttttttgctcagtgttaatcgccttatgattggtccgatttacagttgggagtgcgATATCCCACCTCAcatccaatgacaaacgcttcaatcgtcttgcaattttttgtgcaccagttaaacaagtaggaggcgatttttatagttttattggtcaattactcattGCTGGGACAAATAACCGGTTAAGGGCTGGTCTTTCTCACAGAACGGGATTTCGCCTTCGATGCGAaaaaatggtcgattctgcttagtttttaaaataatttcacattctttaacgaaaaaactttttttttaatttattttttatattaaatttaatcatgtgtaacaaaaattaaaatttgagatCTAGTTAGTTTCACGAAAAACTTGTTACGaacgaaaacaattttaattcacCTTGagatgtcaaaaaaaatatcacgGCTAGTCAGTcagttaaaatttgattattaaaaattgtaagtttttttaatctagAGGATGTTTCAGAAATAGTATTGTTTTCGTTGTTgttattatctattttttattttttctgatttttggtcttcaaaattaaaaaatatactgggTAGTATGTACTGTAAATTCAATAGATTTTATTCGGATTTTATTGAGATTTTATCAATCAATTTAGGAGTGTAcctacagggtgagtctgctaaaagtatttttactatatgttaaaaagtaataatcccacagatttatata encodes:
- the Drat gene encoding uncharacterized protein Drat isoform X2; protein product: MTTNLLSSYNMNKLCRQVSIESPAGASSECVFNFEVPVPEVPPNGARIRVVCAGACYRMRNRSPSTTSISSVQSTEESYYSGNHGIRDGALFPGYEVSGIIDALGSEVTPTGDIAVNKRVILYPYDGIPHGYAEYIVVHDVSFLVPIPDNLPLGVAAMLPTGALLAKSAVFTAHKYVTDLLKTRADDQICRILIVGTGGLALWAIRIAEHHFKCKDRVQITVASLKDDGFKLANELENITLVQWNEEVHEKQLIDRTKDACKGLVDIVIDFGTTSRSLHRSLQCLNTGGVVLVSEEVAERLLPKFSTLINKTNQKIEAVSGGSIEQLKEVVALVASGEIIPPPHTEFSAEEASTVVQKLCRSEIPGRAILRFQNIQ
- the Drat gene encoding uncharacterized protein Drat isoform X1 is translated as MLTESNLQKLDAAHQSSSYNMNKLCRQVSIESPAGASSECVFNFEVPVPEVPPNGARIRVVCAGACYRMRNRSPSTTSISSVQSTEESYYSGNHGIRDGALFPGYEVSGIIDALGSEVTPTGDIAVNKRVILYPYDGIPHGYAEYIVVHDVSFLVPIPDNLPLGVAAMLPTGALLAKSAVFTAHKYVTDLLKTRADDQICRILIVGTGGLALWAIRIAEHHFKCKDRVQITVASLKDDGFKLANELENITLVQWNEEVHEKQLIDRTKDACKGLVDIVIDFGTTSRSLHRSLQCLNTGGVVLVSEEVAERLLPKFSTLINKTNQKIEAVSGGSIEQLKEVVALVASGEIIPPPHTEFSAEEASTVVQKLCRSEIPGRAILRFQNIQ
- the Drat gene encoding uncharacterized protein Drat isoform X3 — translated: MNKLCRQVSIESPAGASSECVFNFEVPVPEVPPNGARIRVVCAGACYRMRNRSPSTTSISSVQSTEESYYSGNHGIRDGALFPGYEVSGIIDALGSEVTPTGDIAVNKRVILYPYDGIPHGYAEYIVVHDVSFLVPIPDNLPLGVAAMLPTGALLAKSAVFTAHKYVTDLLKTRADDQICRILIVGTGGLALWAIRIAEHHFKCKDRVQITVASLKDDGFKLANELENITLVQWNEEVHEKQLIDRTKDACKGLVDIVIDFGTTSRSLHRSLQCLNTGGVVLVSEEVAERLLPKFSTLINKTNQKIEAVSGGSIEQLKEVVALVASGEIIPPPHTEFSAEEASTVVQKLCRSEIPGRAILRFQNIQ